A region from the Fundulus heteroclitus isolate FHET01 chromosome 22, MU-UCD_Fhet_4.1, whole genome shotgun sequence genome encodes:
- the LOC105927299 gene encoding coiled-coil domain-containing protein 6 isoform X2, whose translation MADSASESDTDGAGSSSATPMSSSASNSGKPSIVISQFRLEELTNRLASLQQENKVLKIELETFKLKCKALQEENRDLRKASVTIQARAEQEEEFISNTLFKKIQALQKEKETLAVNYEKEEEFLTNELSRKLMQLQHEKAELEQHLEQEQEFQVNKLMKKIKKMENETISKQLTLEQLRREKIDLENTLEQEQEALVNRLWKRMDKLEAEKRILQEKLDQPVSAPPSPRDVSMEIDSPENMMRHIRFLKNEVERLKKSLRTTELQHTEKRAQYIEEERQMREENIRLQRKLQREMERREALCRQLSESESSLEMDDERYFNEMSAQGLRARTVSSPIPYTPSPSSSRPISPGLSYGTHTVGFTPPATLSRATISHYNTPALHIHGSSSHAVARPSPRRSTSPDKFKRPTPPPSPNTHSGAQQAQPPLPPPAQPMVQSMSSPAAMSQHAATAPPPQQPPSQP comes from the exons ATGGCGGACAGCGCGAGCGAGAGCGACACCGACGGAGCGGGGAGCAGCTCGGCCACCCCGATGTCATCCTCCGCTTCAAATTCTGGGAAACCAAGCATAGTCATTTCACAGTTTCGCCTGGAGGAGCTGACGAACCGCCTCGCGTCGTTGCAGCAGGAGAACAAAGTTCTGAAAATTGAGCTCGAGACGTTTAAACTGAAGTGCAAAGCCCTGCAGGAGGAGAATCGGGACCTCCGCAAAGCTAGCGTCACCATT CAAGCAagagcagagcaggaggaaGAATTTATCAGCAACACCTTGTTCAAGAAGATCCAAGCTCTCCAGAAGGAGAAGGAGACTCTGGCAGTCAACTATGAAAAGGAGGAAGAATTTCTCACTAATGAACTCTCAAGGAAACTTATGCAG CTCCAACACGAGAAGGCAGAGCTGGAGCAGCACTTGGAGCAAGAGCAGGAGTTTCAGGTTAACAAGCTAATGAAAAAGATCAAGAAAATGGAGAATGAAACCATCTCAAAGCAGCTAACCCTGGAACag TTGAGGAGGGAGAAGATTGACCTTGAGAACACGTTAGAGCAAGAACAAGAAGCCCTCGTCAACCGGCTGTGGAAGCGCATGGACAAACTGGAGGCAGAGAAAAG AATTCTGCAGGAAAAGTTGGACCAGCCCGTATCGGCCCCGCCCTCCCCGAGAGACGTCTCCATGGAAATAGACTCACCAGAGAACATGATGCGGCACATCCGCTTCCTGAAGAACGAGGTGGAGAGGCTGAAGAAGAGCCTGCGCACCACTGAGCTGCAGC ACACAGAGAAGCGGGCCCAGTACATAGAAGAGGAGCGGCAGATGCGGGAGGAGAACATTCGGTTGCAGAGGAAGCTGCAGAGGGAAATGGAGCGCAGGGAGGCGCTGTGCAGGCAGCTGTCTGAGAGCGAATCCAGTCTGGAGATGGATGATGAGAG GTACTTCAATGAGATGTCTGCACAAGGCCTACGAGCAAGGACCGTGTCCAGCCCCATCCCCTACACCCCCTCCCCCAGCTCCAGTCGACCCATATCGCCTG GACTCTCATATGGGACTCACACGGTTGGCTTCACCCCTCCTGCCACGCTGTCCAGAGCCACCATTTCCCACTACAACACCCCCGCCCTGCACATCCACGGAAGCTCTTCTCATGCCGTAGCA aGACCTTCCCCAAGACGGAGCACCAGTCCTGACAAATTCAAGCGTCCAACTCCTCCGCCCTCTCCCAACACGCACTCAGGGGCTCAGCAGGCTCAGCCTCCACTCCCCCCACCGGCCCAGCCCATGGTTCAGTCCATGTCCTCCCCAGCAGCCATGTCACAGCACGCAGCAACAGCACCGCCACCACAGCAGCCTCCCTCCCAGCCTTAa
- the LOC105927299 gene encoding coiled-coil domain-containing protein 6 isoform X1 — translation MADSASESDTDGAGSSSATPMSSSASNSGKPSIVISQFRLEELTNRLASLQQENKVLKIELETFKLKCKALQEENRDLRKASVTIQARAEQEEEFISNTLFKKIQALQKEKETLAVNYEKEEEFLTNELSRKLMQLQHEKAELEQHLEQEQEFQVNKLMKKIKKMENETISKQLTLEQLRREKIDLENTLEQEQEALVNRLWKRMDKLEAEKRILQEKLDQPVSAPPSPRDVSMEIDSPENMMRHIRFLKNEVERLKKSLRTTELQHTEKRAQYIEEERQMREENIRLQRKLQREMERREALCRQLSESESSLEMDDERSSDFLRYFNEMSAQGLRARTVSSPIPYTPSPSSSRPISPGLSYGTHTVGFTPPATLSRATISHYNTPALHIHGSSSHAVARPSPRRSTSPDKFKRPTPPPSPNTHSGAQQAQPPLPPPAQPMVQSMSSPAAMSQHAATAPPPQQPPSQP, via the exons ATGGCGGACAGCGCGAGCGAGAGCGACACCGACGGAGCGGGGAGCAGCTCGGCCACCCCGATGTCATCCTCCGCTTCAAATTCTGGGAAACCAAGCATAGTCATTTCACAGTTTCGCCTGGAGGAGCTGACGAACCGCCTCGCGTCGTTGCAGCAGGAGAACAAAGTTCTGAAAATTGAGCTCGAGACGTTTAAACTGAAGTGCAAAGCCCTGCAGGAGGAGAATCGGGACCTCCGCAAAGCTAGCGTCACCATT CAAGCAagagcagagcaggaggaaGAATTTATCAGCAACACCTTGTTCAAGAAGATCCAAGCTCTCCAGAAGGAGAAGGAGACTCTGGCAGTCAACTATGAAAAGGAGGAAGAATTTCTCACTAATGAACTCTCAAGGAAACTTATGCAG CTCCAACACGAGAAGGCAGAGCTGGAGCAGCACTTGGAGCAAGAGCAGGAGTTTCAGGTTAACAAGCTAATGAAAAAGATCAAGAAAATGGAGAATGAAACCATCTCAAAGCAGCTAACCCTGGAACag TTGAGGAGGGAGAAGATTGACCTTGAGAACACGTTAGAGCAAGAACAAGAAGCCCTCGTCAACCGGCTGTGGAAGCGCATGGACAAACTGGAGGCAGAGAAAAG AATTCTGCAGGAAAAGTTGGACCAGCCCGTATCGGCCCCGCCCTCCCCGAGAGACGTCTCCATGGAAATAGACTCACCAGAGAACATGATGCGGCACATCCGCTTCCTGAAGAACGAGGTGGAGAGGCTGAAGAAGAGCCTGCGCACCACTGAGCTGCAGC ACACAGAGAAGCGGGCCCAGTACATAGAAGAGGAGCGGCAGATGCGGGAGGAGAACATTCGGTTGCAGAGGAAGCTGCAGAGGGAAATGGAGCGCAGGGAGGCGCTGTGCAGGCAGCTGTCTGAGAGCGAATCCAGTCTGGAGATGGATGATGAGAG GTCGTCTGATTTCCTCAGGTACTTCAATGAGATGTCTGCACAAGGCCTACGAGCAAGGACCGTGTCCAGCCCCATCCCCTACACCCCCTCCCCCAGCTCCAGTCGACCCATATCGCCTG GACTCTCATATGGGACTCACACGGTTGGCTTCACCCCTCCTGCCACGCTGTCCAGAGCCACCATTTCCCACTACAACACCCCCGCCCTGCACATCCACGGAAGCTCTTCTCATGCCGTAGCA aGACCTTCCCCAAGACGGAGCACCAGTCCTGACAAATTCAAGCGTCCAACTCCTCCGCCCTCTCCCAACACGCACTCAGGGGCTCAGCAGGCTCAGCCTCCACTCCCCCCACCGGCCCAGCCCATGGTTCAGTCCATGTCCTCCCCAGCAGCCATGTCACAGCACGCAGCAACAGCACCGCCACCACAGCAGCCTCCCTCCCAGCCTTAa